TGCCCCAACAGGTTGAAGAATCGCCGGAGAATCGTCAACAGCATGCTCTTTTCATAAAGATAAGCCGCCTTAAAAGCGGGCGCTATCTCTACGCGCGCGAAGGCACTTCGCACCTGCTTCAGCGTGTATTGAAATGGCGGGATGCCCTGTGGTCTTACGTCAACCAGCAGCAAGATTGGCCCTGGCCCCTGGTGTTCGCGCATAATCCGTTCAAAGTCAGCAATAAACTCATCCACAGCCTGTTCATCAGGTTGTTGGAAGATGAATTTATGCACATCATTATTGAGGTAATGCTGGTACACACAATGCCGCGATGTCATGATGTACGTCCTTCCCTTCAC
The Phototrophicus methaneseepsis DNA segment above includes these coding regions:
- a CDS encoding STAS/SEC14 domain-containing protein, yielding MTSRHCVYQHYLNNDVHKFIFQQPDEQAVDEFIADFERIMREHQGPGPILLLVDVRPQGIPPFQYTLKQVRSAFARVEIAPAFKAAYLYEKSMLLTILRRFFNLLGQDNDRRFFESTPEPEALQWLLADVKTNLRTQYEQGE